TATGAGGACTGtttgtacagttacaagatgacatggtgtcataccctgggttgttctgaacagatgGAAGAAAATCTCGCCTGAATGCAcctcatgactcctttctatgcacaccaaaattacaatctgtttctctgaattgctTTGTGAAAGCCTGACACTGTAAGatcatattttataacttagctagtcatgttggcaataaaACAAGCCCACTTGACCTGTATTGCAATTTATAATGTGctgtttttggattgcgtaaacaacaacagtaattgtgtgatggctgGGATGCAGGGTTGTCTTCCAAAcgaaacaactacaagtgtgcttggcctagttcctcaacagcacagctaggagagctacAAAAAACCTgaacaccagttagtcctctcattCAAACCCTTATGTTGCACCTaacccacattttccaggaatattcttatgTAAGTAATGGATCCAGACTATTTAagatttcgttatcaacaaatgcaGCAAAAAGTACAGCAAATGTCAAATGCACTTTATAAGACCCAAGTTGAGGAcaaaacagttcacctgacacaagactgaattcaaacattacactgtttaatttacagtgcattcggaaagtattcagaccccttgactttttccacattttgttacattacagctttattgtTAAATGTATTAAAtcctttttcccccctcatcaatttacacacaatacctcataatgacaaagcaaaaacaggtttttagaattgctTGCAAAATTTCTTTTTTcactgaaatcacatttacataagtattcagaccctttactcagtactttgttgaagcatgggtatgacgctacaagcttggcacacctgtatttggggaagtTTCTTCGattcctctctgcagattctctcaagctctatcaggttggatggggaaaaATGATGTATTCACCTTATTTGTTGGAtatgtaaaaatattttttttactagAGATAGAGGTACTAGAGGTTTTTAGTAGAGATAGCTTGAAACTGACAAATGATTGATGTTGGTGATAAAAACCTAAAAGCTGCCATTCTATAGacaagatgtggtgtgtgtgtgtcacaccctggccttagtattctttgttttctttattattttagttaggtcagggtgtgacatgggtaatgtttgtgttttgttggttttgggtgattatatggtaaagggggtgttgggtgtattgtatgggtttgtgtgtagtgcatgtgtctagtgttgtctatgtatgtttagttgtctaggagagtctatggttacctgaatgagttcccaattagagacagctgatttcggttgtctctgattgggagccttatttagggtagccataggctctcattggttgtgagtaattgtctatgtaaaacgtttgtagcctttatgtatgtgcacaacgtttgtagcttcacggtcgttttgttgttttgttcgttttgttaaagtgtttcgtgtttattttttgtcatcttttaaaataaaagaagatggcttattttccaactgctgcgttttggtccgtcaatcccccacacgatcgtgacagaattactcaccataggaccaagcggcatggaaggcggcaacaggacctacctacacaggatttctggagatgggaggacgaattggaaggaaagggaccttgggctcaacctggagaatatcgcctcactcgtgaagagctggaggcagcgaaagccgagaggaggcgatatgaggaggcagcacggagacaaggctggaaacccgtgagtacaacccaaaaatttattggggggggccttaaagggagtgtggcgaagtcaggtaggaaacctgcgcctactccctgtacttaccgtggagagcgagagtacgggcagacaccgtgttacgcagtagagcgcacggtgtctcctgtacgcgtgcatagcccggttcggtacatttcagctccacgtatcggccgggctagactgagcgttgagccgtatgtcatgaagccggcccaacgcatctggtcaccagtgcgtctcctcgggccggcgtacatggcaccagccttacgcatggtgtccccggttcgcctacataggccggtgcgggttattccacctccccgcactggtcaggcgacggggagcatacaaccaggtaaggttgggcaggctcggcgttcaagggagccagtacgcctgcacggtccggtatttccggcgccacctccccgccccaacccagtaccaccagtgcctcctccacgcactagctatatggtgcgtgtctccagccctttaccaccagtgtctaaaccacgcaccaagcctcctgtgtgtccccagagtcttgtgcgtcctgttgctgcccCCCGCACtaaccctgagatgcgtgtccccagcccggtgccaccagtcccggcaccacgcaccaggcctacagtgcgcctcagccggcaggagtctgccgtctgcacagcaatgactgaactgtccgtctgccaagcgccatctgagccatccgtctccccagcgccatctgagccatccgtctccccagcgccatctgagccatccgtctgcaatgagcctgcaaagctgcccgtctgccatgagcctgcaaagccgcccgtctgccatgagcccactgagccgtccgccagacaggagccgctagagctgccagccagacaggagccgctagagctgccagccagacaggagccgctagagctgccagccagacaggagccgctagagctgccagccagacaggagccgctagagctgccagccagacaggagccgctagagctgccagccagacaggagccgctagagctgccagccagacaggagccgctagagccgtccgtcagacaggatctgccagagccgccaaccagacaggatctgccagagccgccaaccagacaggatctgccagagccgccaaccagacaggatctgccagagccgccaaccagacaggagcagccagatcagtcagccagccatgagcagccagatcagtcagccagccatgagcagccagatcagtcagccagccatgagcagccagatcagtcagccagccatgagcagccagatccgtcagccagccatgagcagccagatccgtcagccagccatgagcagccagatccgtcagccagccatgagcagccagatccgtcagccagctatgagcagccagatccgtcagccagccatgagcagccagatccgtcagctagccatgagcagccagatccgtcagctagccatgagcagccagatccgtcagctagccatgagcagccagatccgtcagctagccatgagcagccagatccgtcagctagccatgagcagccagatccgtcagctagccatgagcagccagatccgtcagctagccatgagcagccagatccgtcagctagccatgagcagccagatccgtcagctagccatgagcagccagatccgtcagctagccatgagcagccagatccgtcagctagccatgagcagccagatccgtcagctagccatgagcagccagatccgtcagccagccatgagcagccagatccgtcagccagccatgagcagccagatccgtcagccagccatgagcagccagatccgtcagccagccatgagcagccagatccgtcagccagccatgagcagccagatccgtcagccagccatgagcagccagatctgtcagccagccatgggccgtccctcagtccggagctgcagtccctcagtccggagctgccccttaccctggtgctgccccttaccctggtgctgccccttaccctggtgctgccccttaccctggtgctgccccttaccctggtgctgccccttaccctggtgctgccccttaccctggtactgcccctgaccctggtactgcccctgaccctggtactgcccctgaccctggtactgccccttaccctagtactgccccttagtccggagctgccccttaatgcaatggggttaatgtggaggggggtcatttggaggaagcctaggaggtggttggggactgtggtgacgtggggaccacgaccggagccggagccgccaccgtggatggaagcccacccagaccctcccctagactgtgtaattgtgcgcccggagttcgcaccttaagggggggggttatgtcacaccctggccttagtattctttgttttctttattattttagttaggtcagggtgtgacatgggtaatgtttgtgttttgttggttttgggtgattatatggtaaagggtgtgttgggtgtattgtatgggtttgtgtgtagtgcatgtgtctagtgttgtctatgtatgtttagttgtctaggagagtctatggttacctgaatgagttcccaattagagacagctgatttcggttgtctctgattgggagccttatttagggtagccataggctctcattggttgtgagtaattgtctatgtagaacgtttgtagcctttatgtatgtgcacaacgtttgtagcttcacggtcgttttgttgttttgttcgttttgttaaagtgtttcgtgtttattttttgtcatcttttaaaataaaagaagatggcttattttccaactgctgcgttttggtccgtcaatcccccacacgatcgtgacagtgtgaCCCGAGAGAGTGATAGtcaagaagagtttagaacaatgcctcattgtctcatcttcctggcatctgggaaactaagccagGTTGGGGGTAAAACACCATCCTGTGTAGATAACCTAGGTGGCTTATGGGAGATGGAACCATTGTGACAAGATATTATATAGGAACTACAAAtgcttttttttttcattttcagtTAGGCTCTCAGCCTAACAGTCAGAACAAGACTGTTGGGGTGAtggtttcattattgcaataattaatcaatactaataaagatgattgtttgaagaaatgaccaagtctctctcagtactgaatttccatgacacgctgcacagctatattcaggtctctccagagatgttaatgtccgggctctggctgggcacacaacatgcctacctctTTGAagttgcaaaatattttttattttgaaccaaacaagaaataagacaaaaaaacagaacttgagcatgcataattattcacccccccaaagtcaatacattgtagagccactttttgcagcaattacagctgcaagtctcttgctgtatgtctctataagcttggcacatctagccactgggattttttcccattcttcaaggcaatacTGCTccggctccttcaagttggatgggttccgctggtgtacagcaatctttaagtcataccacagattctcaattgaattGAAGTTTGTGCTTTGACTAGGccgttccaagacatttaaatgtttccccttaaaccactcgagtgttgctttaacagtatgcttaaggtcattgtcctgctagaaggtgaacctctgtcccagtctcaaatctctggaagaatgaaaccggtttccctcaagaatttccctgtatttagcgccatccatcattccttcaattcggaccagtttcccagtccttgctgatgaaaaacattcccacaacatgatgctgccaccaccatgcttcactgtgggaatggtgttctcggggtgatgagaggtgttgggtttgcgccagacatagcgttttcgttgatggccaaaaatctcaatttttgtctcatctgaccagagtaccttcttccatatgtttgggtagtctcccacatgccttttggcgaacaccaaatgtgttagcttatttttttttttaagcaatggcttttttctggccactcttctgtaaagcccagctctgtggagtgtacggcttaaagtggtcctatggacagatactccaatctccactgtggagctttgcagctccttcaggattaTCTTTGGACTCTTTGTCGCCACTCTGATtgatgccctccttgcctggtccgtgagttttggtgtgcggacctctcttggcaggttggttgtggtgccatattatttctattttttaataatggatttaatggtgctctgtgggatgttcaaagtt
This Salvelinus fontinalis isolate EN_2023a chromosome 16, ASM2944872v1, whole genome shotgun sequence DNA region includes the following protein-coding sequences:
- the LOC129812485 gene encoding cell surface glycoprotein 1-like; the encoded protein is MAYFPTAAFWSVNPPHDRDRITHHRTKRHGRRQQDLPTQDFWRWEDELEGKGPWAQPGEYRLTREELEAAKAERRRYEEAARRQGWKPVSTTQKFIGGGLKGSVAKSGRKPAPTPCTYRGEREYGQTPCYAVERTVSPVRVHSPVRYISAPRIGRARLSVEPYVMKPAQRIWSPVRLLGPAYMAPALRMVSPVRLHRPVRVIPPPRTGQATGSIQPGKVGQARRSREPVRLHGPVFPAPPPRPNPVPPVPPPRTSYMVRVSSPLPPVSKPRTKPPVCPQSLVRPVAAPRTNPEMRVPSPVPPVPAPRTRPTVRLSRQESAVCTAMTELSVCQAPSEPSVSPAPSEPSVSPAPSEPSVCNEPAKLPVCHEPAKPPVCHEPTEPSARQEPLELPARQEPLELPARQEPLELPARQEPLELPARQEPLELPARQEPLELPARQEPLELPARQEPLEPSVRQDLPEPPTRQDLPEPPTRQDLPEPPTRQDLPEPPTRQEQPDQSASHEQPDQSASHEQPDQSASHEQPDQSASHEQPDPSASHEQPDPSASHEQPDPSASHEQPDPSASYEQPDPSASHEQPDPSASHEQPDPSASHEQPDPSINPFLET